One sulfur-oxidizing endosymbiont of Gigantopelta aegis genomic region harbors:
- a CDS encoding cold-shock protein, with amino-acid sequence MFNTKNLFVLCIATVLATALSLSLVSVLPLSQITFLLLNGFFAIVIMLLLQSIKMTAISQFFAARKTKKAATPKAPKQSTDPNRESGTVKWFDSNKGYGFITRSMGEDIFVHFRSIKGNGYRSLYEGQAVEFLVTEGSKGPQAEDIQIVS; translated from the coding sequence ATGTTTAATACAAAAAATCTATTCGTTCTATGCATTGCCACTGTTTTAGCTACCGCTTTAAGCCTCAGTTTAGTTAGCGTTTTACCGCTCTCACAAATCACCTTTCTCTTGTTGAATGGCTTTTTTGCCATCGTCATTATGCTCTTACTACAAAGTATAAAAATGACCGCTATCAGCCAGTTTTTTGCTGCCCGCAAAACCAAGAAAGCCGCAACTCCGAAAGCCCCTAAGCAAAGTACTGATCCAAACCGTGAAAGCGGTACGGTGAAATGGTTTGACAGCAATAAAGGTTATGGCTTCATTACCCGCTCCATGGGCGAGGACATCTTTGTCCATTTCCGCTCCATCAAAGGCAATGGCTATCGTTCTCTTTATGAAGGTCAGGCCGTAGAATTTCTCGTTACCGAAGGTAGCAAAGGCCCTCAGGCGGAAGATATACAAATCGTTAGCTAG